Proteins encoded by one window of Arachis hypogaea cultivar Tifrunner chromosome 1, arahy.Tifrunner.gnm2.J5K5, whole genome shotgun sequence:
- the LOC112794879 gene encoding cysteine-rich receptor-like protein kinase 2, whose protein sequence is MITTFSQVVIKKDKIQIIYKYIPRWWWTWHLHGAVVVADPQVNLINQGCSSYNETNLRSFFANINGTFSELKSDIVNESKHFGTAQEARGEVITYTMFQCRNYLSQRDCLSCFNNATIQIRNCSNGNGARVIYDGCFLRYESNIFFSQTTEPGNGVKCGNKTGKGGNDFVSAGKQALMNLQTATPKIKGFYAATKTQLANNNGGAIYAVAQCVETATQSDCLACMNVGYNNLQTCLPNSDGRAYDAGCFMRYSQTPFFADNQTIDITPYLTQGGSSKKWAIIGGVGGGVVLVVILLALFAWYRHSKKPKRVPRGDILGATELKGPVNYKYNDLKAATKNFSEENKLGEGGFGNVYKGTLKNGKVVAVKKLILGQTDKMEDHFESEVKLISNVHHRNLVRLLGCCSKGQERILVYEYMANSSLDRFLFGNKKGSLNWRQRCDIILGTARGLAYLHEEFHVSIIHRDIKSGNILLDDDLQPKIADFGLARLLPGDQSHLSTRFAGTLGYTAPEYAIHGQLSEKADTYSYGIVVLEIISGQKSTEMKVDDNGHEYLLQRAWKLHEEGMHMELVDKSIEANEYETGEVKKIMEIALMCTQASASMRPTMSEVVVLLKSKGLFENMQPSMPVFVESNMKVRGDISASTAGSSTTTSNATISTSIVSAR, encoded by the exons ATGATTACAACTTTCTCACAAGTGGTAATTAAGAAAGACAAAATacaaattatatacaaatatataccaCGGTGGTGGTGGACATGGCATCTTCACGGTGCAGTTGTTGTTGCAGATCCTCAAGTGAATCTTATAAACCAAGGGTGCAGTTCATACAACGAAACCAACTTGAGAAGCTTCTTTGCCAACATCAATGGAACGTTTTCGGAGCTTAAAAGTGATATAGTGAATGAAAGCAAGCACTTTGGAACTGCACAAGAAGCGAGGGGAGAGGTTATCACATACACAATGTTTCAGTGCAGAAACTATCTTTCTCAAAGAGATTGTCTTAGTTGCTTCAACAACGCCACCATTCAAATTCGGAATTGTTCAAATGGGAATGGTGCCAGAGTCATCTATGATGGTTGCTTCCTCAG gtATGAGAGCAATATCTTCTTCAGCCAAACAACTGAACCTGGGAATGGTGTAAAATGTGGGAACAAAACAGGAAAAGGAGGCAATGATTTTGTTTCAGCTGGAAAACAAGCTCTAATGAATCTCCAAACAGCAACACCAAAAATCAAAGGATTCTATGCTGCCACTAAGACACAATTGGCTAATAATAATGGTGGTGCAATCTATGCTGTTGCACAGTGTGTTGAAACTGCCACTCAAAGTGATTGTTTGGCATGCATGAATGTTGGATACAACAATTTGCAAACATGTCTTCCTAATTCTGATGGTAGGGCTTATGATGCTGGTTGTTTTATGAGATATTCACAGACTCCCTTTTTTGCTGATAATCAAACCATTGATATCACTCCATACTTGACCCAAG GAGGTTCAAGCAAGAAGTGGGCCATTATAGGTGGTGTTGGTGGAGGTGTAGTTCTTGTTGtgatccttcttgcattatttgcATGGTATAGACATTCCAAAAAACCCAAAAGGGTTCCTAGAG GGGATATATTGGGAGCAACCGAGTTGAAAGGTCCAGTTAATTACAAGTATAATGATTTGAAAGCTGCAACAAAAAATTTCAGtgaagaaaataaattaggaGAAGGGGGTTTTGGTAATGTGTACAAG GGTACTCTTAAAAATGGGAAAGTTGTTGCAGTGAAGAAATTGATTTTGGGGCAAACTGACAAAATGGAAGATCATTTTGAGAGTGAAGTAAAGCTGATTAGTAATGTGCACCATAGGAATCTGGTGAGGCTTCTTGGTTGTTGTAGCAAAGGCCAAGAGAGAATCCTTGTTTATGAATACATGGCAAATAGTAGCCTTGACAGATTCTTATTTG GTAACAAGAAAGGCTCCCTGAATTGGAGACAACGTTGTGACATAATTTTAGGGACAGCAAGGGGATTGGCCTATCTTCATGAGGAATTCCATGTTTCTATTATTCACAGAGATATAAAGAGTGGAAATATTCTATTGGATGATGATCTTCAACCTAAAATTGCTGATTTTGGTTTGGCTAGACTTCTTCCAGGGGATCAATCTCATCTTAGCACAAGATTTGCAGGAACATT AGGATATACAGCACCTGAATATGCAATTCATGGCCAATTATCAGAAAAAGCAGACACTTATAGTTATGGCATTGTAGTCCTAGAAATTATAAGTGGTCAAAAAAGTACTGAAATGAAGGTTGACGATAATGGACATGAATATCTTCTTCAACG GGCATGGAAACTGCATGAGGAAGGAATGCACATGGAGTTAGTGGACAAAAGCATAGAAGCCAATGAATATGAAACAGGCGAAGTGAAGAAAATAATGGAAATTGCATTGATGTGCACTCAAGCATCAGCATCAATGAGGCCAACAATGTCTGAAGTAGTTGTGTTATTAAAAAGCAAAGGCTTATTTGAGAATATGCAACCTTCAATGCCTGTGTTTGTTGAGTCAAATATGAAAGTCAGAGGAGATATTTCTGCTTCAACCGCTGGTTCCTCTACAACTACTTCCAATGCTACTATCTCCACTTCTATAGTATCAGCAAGATGA
- the LOC112794856 gene encoding cysteine-rich receptor-like protein kinase 3 — protein sequence MLQLKIVTITAICLWWTWHDDLHGAVVVVADPQTNLINKGCSSYSLNGTELKNLHANVNGTVSTMRGEIRGSGKYFGTSQQTRGEVATYALFQCRDYLSQSDCLACFDAAAAQNRNCSDGSNGARVTFDGCFLRYDSDMFYEKTTEPGNDGVLCGSMPTSETATTFGATVTQALKNLQLATPRIKGFFAATKTLVASGGGSVYAVAQCVETATESSCLDCLTFGFVNLKSNCIPNIDGRAYNAGCFMRYSNLPFFSDNQTIDITPYLNQGGSSNKWGIIGGVVGGIALFVIFFALFFWYKRSNKKKEEVHRGDILGATELKGPINYSYNDLKAATENFSENNKLGEGGFGDVYKGILENGKVVAVKKLILSQSKKMKDDFETEVKLISNVHHRNLLRLLGCCNKGQERILVYEYMANKSLDKFLFGDKKGSLNWRQRYDIIIGTAKGLTYLHEEFHVSIIHRDIKTSNILLDDEFQPKIADFGLARLLPRDQSHLSTRFAGTMGYTAPEYAIHGQLSEKTDVYSYGIVVLEIISGKKCTEVNIDIDDGQEYLLQQAWKLYEQGMHIELVDESINPNEYDKEEVKKIIEIALLCTQASTTMRPAMSKVVILLSSNNKGLFENIQPSMPTFIESNLKAREDIFATNNNSSTPTNSRVNVSNATVSTNSIVSGR from the exons ATGCTGCAACTCAAGATAGTGACCATAACCGCGATCTGCTTGTGGTGGACATGGCATGATGATCTTCACGGTGCAGTTGTTGTTGTTGCAGATCCACAAACAAATCTAATAAACAAAGGGTGCAGTTCATACTCGCTAAACGGAACAGAGTTGAAGAATTTACATGCCAATGTGAACGGAACTGTTTCAACGATGAGGGGAGAGATAAGGGGAAGTGGAAAGTATTTTGGAACATCACAACAAACAAGGGGAGAGGTAGCAACTTATGCTCTCTTTCAGTGCAGAGATTACCTCTCTCAGAGCGACTGCCTCGCTTGCTTCGACGCCGCCGCCGCGCAGAACCGCAACTGTTCCGATGGTAGTAATGGTGCCAGAGTCACCTTTGACGGCTGTTTTCTAAG ATATGACAGTGATATGTTCTACGAGAAGACCACAGAACCTGGGAACGATGGTGTATTATGTGGGAGCATGCCTACATCGGAAACAGCTACTACTTTTGGTGCAACTGTAACTCAGGCTCTGAAGAATCTCCAATTAGCAACACCAAGAATCAAAGGCTTCTTTGCTGCCACTAAAACACTAGTAGCTAGTGGCGGCGGTTCCGTGTATGCTGTCGCGCAATGTGTGGAAACCGCCACTGAAAGCTCTTGCTTGGATTGCTTGACTTTTGGATTTGTTAACTTGAAGAGTAATTGCATTCCCAACATAGATGGTAGGGCTTATAATGCAGGGTGCTTTATGAGATACTCAAATTTACCCTTCTTTTCTGATAACCAAACCATTGACATCACTCCCTATTTAAACCAAG GAGGTTCAAGCAATAAATGGGGCATTATTGGTGGTGTTGTTGGAGGCATTGCTCTTTTTGTGATCTTCTTTGCATTATTTTTCTGGTATAAACGATCcaacaagaaaaaggaagaggttCATAGAG GTGATATATTGGGGGCAACTGAATTGAAAGGTCCAATTAATTACAGCTATAATGATTTGAAAGCTGCAACAGAAAATTTCAGTGAAAATAATAAACTTGGAGAAGGAGGCTTTGGCGACGTATACAAG GGAATTCTGGAAAATGGAAAAGTTGTGGCAGTCAAGAAATTGATTCTAAGCCAATCCAAGAAGATGAAGGATGATTTTGAAACTGAAGTAAAACTTATAAGTAATGTGCATCATCGTAACCTTCTTAGACTTCTTGGATGTTGCAATAAAGGCCAAGAGAGAATCCTTGTTTATGAGTATATGGCAAATAAGAGCCTTGACAAATTCTTATTTG GTGACAAAAAAGGTTCCCTTAATTGGAGGCAACGTTACGATATAATTATAGGCACAGCTAAAGGCTTGACATACTTACACGAggaatttcatgtttctattATACATCGAGATATAAAAACTAGTAATATTCTTTTGGAcgatgaatttcaacccaaaatTGCCGATTTCGGATTAGCTAGGCTTTTACCCAGAGATCAATCCCATCTTAGCACAAGATTTGCTGGAACAAT GGGATATACTGCACCAGAATATGCTATTCATGGCCAATTATCGGAAAAAACCGATGTTTATAGCTATGGAATTGTGGTTCTAGAAATTATAAGTGGTAAAAAATGTACAGAAGTGAACATTGATATTGACGATGGCCAAGAATACCTTCTTCAACAA GCATGGAAACTATATGAACAAGGCATGCACATTGAGTTAGTGGATGAAAGCATAAACCCTAATGAATATGATaaagaagaagtgaagaaaataatagaaattgCTTTGTTGTGCACTCAAGCATCAACCACAATGAGACCAGCAATGTCTAAAGTAGTAATCTTACTTAGTAGCAATAATAAGGGCTTATTTGAGAATATTCAACCTTCAATGCCTACTTTTATTGAGTCAAATTTAAAGGCCAGGGAAGATATATTTGCCACAAATAATAATTCCTCTACACCAACTAATTCTAGGGTCAATGTATCCAATGCAACTGTCTCTACTAATTCTATAGTATCAGGTAGATGA